In Bacteroidales bacterium, the genomic window TGAACCTCGACTGGACAATTTTCAGGGGTTTTACCGCTCTAACAACCTATAAAAAACTGAACGAGCTTAAAATGGTGGGCGAACTCAACACCCAGATGGCTGTTGAAAACCTGGTAGCCGATATCGCTTCCGAATTCTATTTTTATATTCAGCAGATACAGCTTTATAAAAACCTCGAACATGCCGTATCTCTTTCAAGAGAACGGGTGCGGATTGACAGGGAAAGATACCTGCTTGGGGCAGCTTCAAAGCTTGACCTGTTGCAGTCGATGGTTTACCTGAATTCTGACAGTTCACGGCATTCAAAACAAAGAGAGGTTCTCCGTACATCTCAGGTAAGGCTGAATAAGCTAATGGCAATGGAAAACCTTGGCCAGGATATCATACCAGCCGATTCAATAATTGAAATCAACCCGGGATTGCAATATGATTCACTGCTGGCAATGACTGATGCATCCAATACAAGCCTGCTCATTGCCAGGAAAACACAGAAGATTTCCTCGTATGATTATAAGATCATTGCAGGACGAACCTATCCCTATCTCAGCCTGGGAACAGGTTATTCCTATGCATTCAACCAGTTTGAAAACAGTGATCTTCGCAGGCAGCAGACAGATGGTCTGAACTATGGTGTTACACTGGGATTCACTGTATTTGACGGTTTTAATCAACACAGGCAGAAAACCAATGCCCGCATTGAAATGGATAACCAGGAATACGCTTACAAACAGGTTGACCAGCAGGTAAAAGGTGATCTGATAACCATTTTTTATGCTTACCAGAATAACCTGCTGCTGTTGTCGCTTGAAAAACAAAACCTGGCGACAGCACAGGAAAATCTTCAGATAGCTCTT contains:
- a CDS encoding TolC family protein translates to MKSRAILFALFSVFYGFSGYAQELYDLNRCISAGLENNFSILIAKNREQIARNNYAPGNAGLLPTLDISSRYGGTVNNTRQELTSGIVTSVSGVHNVTANAGVNLDWTIFRGFTALTTYKKLNELKMVGELNTQMAVENLVADIASEFYFYIQQIQLYKNLEHAVSLSRERVRIDRERYLLGAASKLDLLQSMVYLNSDSSRHSKQREVLRTSQVRLNKLMAMENLGQDIIPADSIIEINPGLQYDSLLAMTDASNTSLLIARKTQKISSYDYKIIAGRTYPYLSLGTGYSYAFNQFENSDLRRQQTDGLNYGVTLGFTVFDGFNQHRQKTNARIEMDNQEYAYKQVDQQVKGDLITIFYAYQNNLLLLSLEKQNLATAQENLQIALERYKLGSLSGLELREVQQSLLEAEERLISVQYQTKIAEISLQQISGRVMEYVN